The following is a genomic window from Lactococcus carnosus.
AAAGATACCAAACCTAATTTACTATATAAAGAAATATCTAAAAAATAATCCAACTGAAGTAATTGCCTAAAACCATCGATACCATAAAAAAATGGGTTAACATAAACTAAATATCTAAGTGGTACCGGAATATAGTCAACTGGATAAATATAACCCGAAAAAAATTGGATGATACTGAAAATATAAAAAGTTGTTTTAATGTTATTTTTCAGAACAGCAAAATAAGCAATCACAACCCCAATACAATAACTTTGAATCGTCAAAATGATGATTACAAATACTATCTCTAATAAATGACTTGATAAAACAGAGATATGAAAGATGAAAATTGAGAGACTAAACGTTAAAATCGTTGAAAAGAAGGAAATAATTATCCATGGTATCATGTTCCCCAGGATAATCGTATTTGGCTTAATGCCTATAACTTGATAATAATTCCCTCGTCCCTTTCTTTTCTCTTCCAAGGCATACATACTGCACATGATCACATTGTTACCTATAAATAAGGTCAATAAAAATGAAGTTAATATAAAAATAGTCTTGTCATTTTGTGATGTTCCTACTATCGTCATAATTAAAAATGGTAGCAGTGTTGTCACCGTTCTAACTTGGATAGATAGCGTATCAATACTATTTTTAAACAACAACTTAAATCTAGTTTGCGATAAATATAAGAGAGATATCATTTTTCTCCTACCTTAAAATTTTTATTAGTCATATATATTATCAAAGATACAGATGCTATGAATAAAATTGGTTCCAGCCATGAATATGTTACTTCTCCATTCAATAAAGAAAAAGGAAATGCTGTAGGAATTAAGTAAAGCATTATTGCATTTTGGCCTAAAAAATTAATTGGGAACATGACCCCTGAGACAATAAATAATATATCAATCAAACTATTAAAAATATTGAAAATCTGTTTCTCTTTAAATCTGATTTGTAAGGAATTAATAAAGTTTACAGAGATAAATACAGAGAAAATGAGCAACAATAAAGAGATGACTGATAACTGATTTACAGTTACTATCTTCAATAACATGAGTACCTCAATCAATATAGTATATAAAATAGCATGCATTGCAAATAGTAGACCATTAGATATTATCCTAAATTTGTAATAGGAGTTTCCTGTCAATTTGATATAAGTCACATAATTATTTTTCAACTCATAATCTGATATAAAGTAGCTATCAAACATAACCGTTGTACAACACACCCAAATAATAACTGATATCATGATATTATTTTGACCTAGTTTTAAAAAACGAGCTAAAAAAAGGATTGGGAAGATCAAAGAGAATGGTATTCTAACAAACGTTTGTATCATATTTTGTTTGTCTAATAGAATTTTCTTCATCAAAAGTAAGTTAATAGCACCAATCATTTGATCCATTCTCCACTTTCAATTCTGAAAACATCTGATAAATTGGTAGCTCTTGTACCAAATCGAATAACCTGGTCACAAGGTATACTTATCTCATTAGGACTAACTAGTCTTTGAATCAAACTATTTTCAGGCGTATCAGAAAAAAATAGCTGCTCATTTCTTGAAAGGTGTTTTTTTATCTCCTGTTCATTACTGACATCAAAATCAATGAACTGCAATGTTTTAGGATAACGATTAAGTAACGCCTCTTTACTCTGGGAAAAAACAATTGCAGCATCCGAAACCATTGTCACCGTATCAGCATACTGACTAACCTCAGATAAATTGTGTTCCACACTGATAATAGTTAGACCATCTTTTTGCTTTTTTTTCAATATACCATACATCCTTTTAATCTGTATAATATCTAACCCAGTTGTCGGTTCATCAAGAAAAATAATTTTAGGGTCATTCAAAAAAGCACGAATAAAATGTAGTTTTTGTAACATACCATTTGAATATACTGATAATGTTTTTTGTAAATCTTCTTTTGATAAATCAAAATCACTCGCTAAATTTTTAATTTTTTTACTTGCTTCCAACTTTTTAATGCCATAAAGTCTAGCAAAGAAAAGACAGTTTTCCCATCCAGTCAACTCGGGAAAAAGTTGTCTAGTATCAGAAGAAACATAATTAATTGATCTCAAGTACTGTTTTTGGTTCTTTAAAGTAATCACAGAATCATTATTTTTTAAAAGGCCTGAATTAAGTTTATTGAGACCAATCAATGCCTTTAGCAATTGTGTTTTCCCTGACCCATTTTTCCCGATAATGATGTGATATGAGCCCGAATCAAAACAAAGGTTGATATCATCTAAATAAAATGACCCTTTCATTATCTGTCCATCAATAACCTCAAGACTCATTTTCTCTCCTTAATATATCTTCAAGACAGCCATATAAATCAATATCAGTTCGCTGCGGCCTAACCTGAATTTTTTATTTCTTTTTCTATTACAAAGTAGTTAGCAACAAAATCATTGTACGATAATTCACAAAAAAAATCAATATTTATTCGAACTCGATTCTCTATTATTCTGGAGAACTTATTGTTTTGATTCATAAAAAAAGCACTGCACAAGATGTAAAGTCCTTTTTAGTATGTCCCCATTTCATGAATTACTCTCATTTTTAAATGAGTTTAAACTGTTAGAGGATTCCTTTATCTGTCTATGATACTTAATCGCTGCATCGTAGACAATCTGTTTTAGCTCAATACGAAATTACCTATTTTTTATAATTTTATAGAAGATCCATCCTCTATTCTCTTTCGTTTCTATTAAATTCAAATTTAGCTTATCTAGATATACTTCAAAATCCGCTCTAGATTTTAAGTCTGGTAAGAAATAGTTTATTTTAGTATACTCACAACCTATCAATAATACCCCATCTTTAGACATGATTCTTTTTATCTCTAACAAACTTTGTTGTAAGTTTTCCCAGTGAAAATGGTTTTGAAAAGCACAAATTAATTCAAAGGATTCAGAAGGATATTGTGTTTCTTTAATATCTCTTTTTTCAAACCTTATATTATTTCTTAAATTTTTCGTTTTTGCTTGTTCAATTGCTTTTTCAGATATATCTATTCCAATGATTGAGTCACAGAAAAAATGATTACTAATGTACTTTGTTGTAGCACCATTTCCCACACCTATATCTAATACATTGTCATACTTCTTTTTATCTAAAAAAGATAGACTCCATTCTGACATGGGTAAATAAGCATTGTTCCATATTTTCATCATCAAGCTTCCGATAATTCCTGTGGGCTTTTTTGATTGTGCTAATAAATAGTTGAAACTTACATACAAGATGATTACTAGGATAATAACTACAAAAAAAATTTTCATACTTCTCCTTTTAAAAAATGAAATAAAATTCAAATTTCTGTTTTAACTCTTTTCTAAAATCAATAGTATGATAAAAACAATTGATAACTATATACGTTGCTTACTATATGGCACTCGCACTTATCATATTCGCTTGAATCTTGTCAGACTATCGCTTATTGACATGCAAAAAAAACTGCCTAAATAATGGGCAATTTTTTTGATTTAATCATAACTAAATAATCGTTTAGAGATAAATAAGTATTTCATAAATAATTGACAAATATTCTAAAGATTCGTATAATTCTAGGAGTATAGTAGGGAATAGGTAGTTATTTTTGCTCATAAAAGCGATTAGTTTTTAACAACTCTTATTCTTTTTGTTGTGCTACTTTGTCTATACTTGCTAAGTAAGGGAATGGGAAGATGTATATGTTGAATTTTAGAGATTTAGGCGCTCACTATCGAAAAGTGAGGGAAGCTAGGGGCTACTCCATGGGAGATGTCACAAGTGATAATTTGAATAAATCGCAAGTATCAAGATTTGAAAATGGCACACAAATGTTATTATTAGATGGTTTCATGCATGCAATTAACGGCTTAAATATGACCGTTAGTGAATTTTTTTTAACGATTGGCAATTTTGAAGTAGGCAATCTGCAAATATTTGGCGAGAAACTACAAGAGTTAATCACTGCACAAGATATAGATGGGCTTAAAGCGATGATTATCAGAAAACCACGAACAAATGAAAAAAAGATTTTTAATATCAAGGTCAAGTGCGCTATTCGTGAGTTATCGGGACAAAACTTACTGACGGATGAGGAGGGTCAATTTATTGATAAATATCTGACAGATTGTGAGGAGTGGACGATGTTTGACACAACTGTTTTTAGCATGTGTTTAGAAGCTTTAGATACAGAATTGGTTTATCATTTGGGTTTACAATTAATTGAAAAAAATACGTTTTATAAAACTTTACCTTACAATGCACAAATTGTAAAAAGAACACTTGTCAATGTCTATGTCTACATGATATTTCGTGGTTGTTTCGTGTATGCTGAGGAATTTGAAAAGCAACTTAGTACCTTACTAAAACCGACTGATACAGATGAAAAAATAACTATTCAATTTTTTTAAAAAATGGCAAATTGCAAGTTTAATTTAGCCACCCTGCAACATCTGAGATGGTGTCCGATACTTGAACATTTTTCTTGGATAGTTGTTCATCCACGTTTCAATTTTAGCGACTTCCTGCGAAGTCGTTTTTATTGTCCCTTTAGGCAAGAAACGGCGAATCATGCGATTGTGATTTTCATTTGTTCCCCTCTCAAAACTTGCATAAGCATGGCAATAATATACAGGACAAGTGACTGCTTCACCTAGCTTGGCAAACTCTCTCCCATTGTCTGAAGTGATGGACTTAAACACTAGCTGCTCTTGTAGGGATTGAAGCGCTGTATTGACCGATCGTGCTGACTTATCTGGGATTAATCGTATCACCTCAAAGCGTGTCACACGTTCTGTCAACGTCAATAAGCATTCATTCTTCGCCCTTGTTAAAATGACCGTATCAATCTCCCAGTGACCGAAGCCAGAACGGTTATTGATTTCCTCTGGACGTTCCTCAATAGACAAACCAAACGGACGTTTCGGTTGTGTTTTACGGAGCTTTTTCGCCTTTTTATAGTGCGGATAAAGCAACTCATGGTATTTTACATCAAGCCAACCCTTTTCAAGCCAGTTGTAGAGCGTTTTGAGGCAAACGAGACCAATAAAACTTTGTAAAATCACTTCAAGCGATTGTTTATCTCGGACACCTTCTGAAATTTTTTGATTCAAGTCAGAACTCAGCTTTGATTTTCTACCACAATGTTGTTTATTGACTTTGTGCAGTTCTTGAGCTCGTCTTGATGAATACTTGGTCTTTGTTTTAAGTTGAACCAGACCTAATAGCACTTCATTATTTATCGTTTGAGGGGCTTTACCTAAGAGAAGTGCAATCTGACGATTACTGAGCTTATCTTTGTTGTGCCAACGTTCAATACATTGTCGTTCTGGATAAGTTAATTCTTTACATCGTGTGTTATAATGGTCTTGCATCTGAATACCTTCCTACTTGTTATCTTACAATTCAAGTATAAGAGATTCAGATGTTTTTTGCTTGCTTCAGGGTGGCTAAACTAATTTTACAATTTGCCTTTTTAAAAAAATATTAATATCCCGGAAAGAAAAAAAACCAGAACTTTTATCAGAAATTAGTAGAGATATTCATGTGTTAAAAGACTTTGGAGCACAAGGTTTGGCCGAAAGAATTGAAATTTTCTTATTGAATTATCCAGTCGCCTAAAAGTGTGCGAGAGCGCTGAACAAATGCACTACCTCCTAATTTGATAAAGATATTTTATCAAATTTTTTTAAAAAATTGTATCGTTATTAACTTCCAGCGGTTTATTGCAAAAAGTGTTGCAAGTTAGCAACCTTTCGCACGGAGGTGTTAGAAGTGATATGATTATTTTGTAAGTTAGTTCAAACAATTTATGAGAACTAAACAAGGCAGACAGCTGAGGTTTTGATAGAAAGTATGAAACAAACAAGGGTTTTTTAAAGAAACATGTATTGGACAACAATGATATCACGATCTGCATCATTGCATAAAACTTAAACGGCGATGAATATGAACTGATTTATATTTATCGCTTTTTTAAATGACTATGGAGAGTTTATGAACCTTTTTCTAAAAAATAAAGTGTTTAGATGGATAATCATTTCTGATTTTTTAAACAACTCGGGCGCATCTATCTATAATATAGTTTTCATTATTTTTGCTTCAACGATGCCTAATCCAAAAATCATGGTATTCATTGCAAATGCTATCATGCTCATCCCTATATTTTTTCAAATTTCTGTGGGTATACAGGCTGATAAGACTGAGCGTAAGGTGAAGTGGGCGATTAACATTGGATTTTTTCAGGCATTTTTATTTATTATAGTCGCATTACTACAGAGAAACATGTCCTATCTTGCTTTTTCTGCAGTATGCTTTATTAACATTATATCTGATACGTTTAGCAATTTGGAGCGTGGTTTAAAAATGCCCATTTTACAAAAAAACATTCCCCAAAATACTATGATGGCCGCATTTTCATTCAAACAATTTGTGACGTACATCAGTTCTTTACTAGGTCAAATCTTTGGTGTCTGGCTATTGAGTGTGAGCTATCAAAATTTTTCGTTTGTTGCTATTGTAAATGCGGTAACTTTTTTATTGTCAGTTTTTTCACTGATGATCATCAGAAAGGAGATGTCTTTTGATTTCATCTCTGCTGATAGTAAGGATAGTAAAAATACGCTAACTACAAGATTGAAATCAATTTTATCAAATTCTAGACAAATATTTGGTAAAGAAGGGGCATCTGGTTTTACTAGGATGTTAAGCTGTATTATTTTAGTTAATGTACTAGGTAGTGCAATTTTACCTATTTTCAATATCGTTTTACTGGATAAGACAATTTTAAATCTTCCATTTGGGACGTCTATCTTGATCATGCAAAGTGCTTATATTCTAGGTGTGATTGTCAGTAGTCTATTGCCAAATGATGTTTTTTCAAAGCTCTCACTCACCACCTTAATTTCATTTGTATCAGTTAGTTTATTAGCCCTTTCCGCTTTAAACATATCACAGTTACCACCTTTAATGAGTATAATATTTATCGCTTTTATAGGGTATGTGATAGGTAAAATTAATCCTAAATTATCATCACAATTATTGAACGCCCTATCGCCTGATGTATTGGCACAAACAGGTGCTTTTCTTGATACCCTGTTTATGCTATCAATTCCAGTTGGTACAGTTATGTTTACGAGTCTTACTTTGTGGCATGAGAAAATTTCATGGTTCATCTTCTCAATATTATCTCTAGTGGCACTTATCTTGATATTAACAACTCATAAAAGGAAGCAAAAAAATGAAGCAATTTAGACTAAAGTCAGAATTAATTTGGATGAAAAAAGAAACAGGAATAGAGATCTATCATGGTAATAATCGTTTAAATATGTTAATTAATACTGATGATAATGATGCTTTTTTTTCATTTTTGCAGTTTATTAGTACCGTAAAATCTAGAGAAGAAATCAATAGTTACACGTCAATATCACAAATACAAAAAGATGATATTCTTTTATTTTTAGAAAAAAAAGGGTATGGTTACTGGATATCTGAAACATTGAAGCCACTAACAAGAACTGAAATGTTTATTAATACTTTTCCTCAAACGTTCTATCAAAACTATGAGATAAAAGTTTCAAATCAAAGAATTATTATCATCGGTTTAGGTACAGCTGGTAGTTATTTAGTTGAAGCTCTGAGCAAGTTGAAGTTCAATCATTTTGTTTTAATTGACGAAGACTCTATCGAAGAAAAAAATTTAGAGGCACAAAATTATTTAGTAAATGAAATAGGAAAATATAAAGTTGAAGCATTAAATGATAGGTATGGCGAAAAACATCAGATTACACCACATAGAAAATTTATAGCTGACTACGAAGAACTAAATAGATTAGTTGGCGGGCTTACGGATAAGGATATTATAGTAAATGCTTCTGATGATCATGAATTAATGTTAAGTTTAACGCAAGCCAAAGTTGATAATAAAATTAATGGTCCTATTTTCGTATGCGGTTATGGTGTTTTAGCTCAAACAGCCTATTTAATTAAAAATCAACAGACAGCTATAAAATTTATTGATAAGATTAAATCGCTGATTATCAGTAAAAAAGATGGGATTATAGCAAATAGTGGTTCAGTCCTAAATGCATTTTTAGGTACATATATGGTTTCAAAACTGGTACTTGATTATATGTTGGAAAAAGAGACTGTTTTAGCATATGGCAATTTTGAAACAAATGAAATTCGTTTTGATTGCAAACTATAAAATGAAGTTAGCTACTCAATTCGTTTTAATCTTTCTGTAGATTAAAACATACTGGGAAATTTAGCTACATGAACACCAGCTACTATTAACTTCTATATAATTTAGAAAAATAAAAATAAAAGACTCTACACCAAGGTGTAAAGTCCTTTTTAATATGACCCTACAGATGATAAACATCGTATGCAAAGCATTTATATATAAAATATACCCATTATAAAAGCATTTAGGTTCTTTTACTTGAACTAATTCTACTGCGTTTACATAGGAAATCCATTTCTTCATAAATCTTCTTATTGTTTTTTTTGAGATGATGTACCATTAGAATCTCCAACAATCAAAAATGATTTTTCCTTTTCAAAAATCACTATAAAATGAAGCACTGAGTCATTTTATAGTTGTGTCATACAAGGATAAGCAATTTCATAAAATACTTCTTTTTCTTAATTGCCTGTGAAACAGTGCTACCAATTACGATCCTTTTAAAATATCTTTAAGTGGCTGTGCTCCAGGAAACCAATCATGAAGTTTTGTATGCGCATCAAATTTCTCATTATTTTCAATGGTTGCCTTCGGATACTTATCTTTAATAGCTCCTTCGTATGGCGCCATAAATTTTGCGAGGTAAATTGTTACATCTTCTCCATCCCCATTTCCCAACGCTTTATATAAATCATCTAAATATACAATTTGTAGATTCTGAGTCACCTTATCAATATTATATGCACCTGTGAAACCATAGTTCCCTACATTCTTGACATAGTATTTTTGCATGCTAAGCTCCTTATTATTTATAATGTTATGAAGCTTACTAAAGATACCATCTAAATGTTACGGATAGTTGCTTGCTCCCCAAAATACAGAAGTGGCCGCACATCCAGCAGTTAATCTAGGTAATTGTGTTGCATAGAATCTACATGAGGAACTAACTCCTCCAATTTTATACGGTGCTGTAGTCAACCACCCTAATTACAAATAAGTACTTTATGTAAAACATCAAACTAAAACGCTTACAAGATATAGTTTATCACTCGTAAATGCCGACTACAATCTTT
Proteins encoded in this region:
- a CDS encoding ABC transporter permease, which encodes MFKNSIDTLSIQVRTVTTLLPFLIMTIVGTSQNDKTIFILTSFLLTLFIGNNVIMCSMYALEEKRKGRGNYYQVIGIKPNTIILGNMIPWIIISFFSTILTFSLSIFIFHISVLSSHLLEIVFVIIILTIQSYCIGVVIAYFAVLKNNIKTTFYIFSIIQFFSGYIYPVDYIPVPLRYLVYVNPFFYGIDGFRQLLQLDYFLDISLYSKLGLVSFITVILVLGVKIISSKNWKWDNA
- a CDS encoding ATP-binding cassette domain-containing protein gives rise to the protein MSLEVIDGQIMKGSFYLDDINLCFDSGSYHIIIGKNGSGKTQLLKALIGLNKLNSGLLKNNDSVITLKNQKQYLRSINYVSSDTRQLFPELTGWENCLFFARLYGIKKLEASKKIKNLASDFDLSKEDLQKTLSVYSNGMLQKLHFIRAFLNDPKIIFLDEPTTGLDIIQIKRMYGILKKKQKDGLTIISVEHNLSEVSQYADTVTMVSDAAIVFSQSKEALLNRYPKTLQFIDFDVSNEQEIKKHLSRNEQLFFSDTPENSLIQRLVSPNEISIPCDQVIRFGTRATNLSDVFRIESGEWIK
- a CDS encoding class I SAM-dependent methyltransferase, with amino-acid sequence MKIFFVVIILVIILYVSFNYLLAQSKKPTGIIGSLMMKIWNNAYLPMSEWSLSFLDKKKYDNVLDIGVGNGATTKYISNHFFCDSIIGIDISEKAIEQAKTKNLRNNIRFEKRDIKETQYPSESFELICAFQNHFHWENLQQSLLEIKRIMSKDGVLLIGCEYTKINYFLPDLKSRADFEVYLDKLNLNLIETKENRGWIFYKIIKNR
- a CDS encoding IS30 family transposase translates to MQDHYNTRCKELTYPERQCIERWHNKDKLSNRQIALLLGKAPQTINNEVLLGLVQLKTKTKYSSRRAQELHKVNKQHCGRKSKLSSDLNQKISEGVRDKQSLEVILQSFIGLVCLKTLYNWLEKGWLDVKYHELLYPHYKKAKKLRKTQPKRPFGLSIEERPEEINNRSGFGHWEIDTVILTRAKNECLLTLTERVTRFEVIRLIPDKSARSVNTALQSLQEQLVFKSITSDNGREFAKLGEAVTCPVYYCHAYASFERGTNENHNRMIRRFLPKGTIKTTSQEVAKIETWMNNYPRKMFKYRTPSQMLQGG
- a CDS encoding transporter, encoding MNLFLKNKVFRWIIISDFLNNSGASIYNIVFIIFASTMPNPKIMVFIANAIMLIPIFFQISVGIQADKTERKVKWAINIGFFQAFLFIIVALLQRNMSYLAFSAVCFINIISDTFSNLERGLKMPILQKNIPQNTMMAAFSFKQFVTYISSLLGQIFGVWLLSVSYQNFSFVAIVNAVTFLLSVFSLMIIRKEMSFDFISADSKDSKNTLTTRLKSILSNSRQIFGKEGASGFTRMLSCIILVNVLGSAILPIFNIVLLDKTILNLPFGTSILIMQSAYILGVIVSSLLPNDVFSKLSLTTLISFVSVSLLALSALNISQLPPLMSIIFIAFIGYVIGKINPKLSSQLLNALSPDVLAQTGAFLDTLFMLSIPVGTVMFTSLTLWHEKISWFIFSILSLVALILILTTHKRKQKNEAI
- a CDS encoding ThiF family adenylyltransferase gives rise to the protein MKKETGIEIYHGNNRLNMLINTDDNDAFFSFLQFISTVKSREEINSYTSISQIQKDDILLFLEKKGYGYWISETLKPLTRTEMFINTFPQTFYQNYEIKVSNQRIIIIGLGTAGSYLVEALSKLKFNHFVLIDEDSIEEKNLEAQNYLVNEIGKYKVEALNDRYGEKHQITPHRKFIADYEELNRLVGGLTDKDIIVNASDDHELMLSLTQAKVDNKINGPIFVCGYGVLAQTAYLIKNQQTAIKFIDKIKSLIISKKDGIIANSGSVLNAFLGTYMVSKLVLDYMLEKETVLAYGNFETNEIRFDCKL